The following are from one region of the Capsicum annuum cultivar UCD-10X-F1 chromosome 1, UCD10Xv1.1, whole genome shotgun sequence genome:
- the LOC107863388 gene encoding PTI1-like tyrosine-protein kinase 2 produces the protein MRLQTQRRYTTCGADIAQLLNGICNTSEILIQNLMELVDATLREKAHCFALTCDRRCSVDAAQVYDLWRRRSAVAHWNMQNVTCSRTSGAGPAQSRRRDVTIAEKKKHKGNQAFRRMERSPLQQLSNRNTKPPNAVQDLEVETGIQATGATGVNNVESSQGKDRAIVLYDESRQKDPSACKAIVLSEASDEPETMLVCPMNDNDDELTLTEIARASKSRGQKKEVHMKGSSNSSRKRKRSMNDGQITSFVPELINTHPKSFVNEVRALTGIKHRNIVNLYGYCSYAQHSFLVYEYAKRGSLSSILSNEVESKKLDWLKRVNIIKGVAFALSYMHQDCSPPIVHRDISSSNVLLDSEYEARVSDFGIAKLLKPDSSNFTALAGTYGYVAPELAYTMKVTKMCDVYSFGVLALEIIKGKHPGEYITVLANSSTMDHHVQLSDFLDERLPYPEDRVNELLVFIIKIASSCLVETQKSRPTMQFISHKLSSMDAYAHPYSCKASFLIP, from the exons ATGCGACTGCAGACGCAGCGCAGGTACACGACCTGTGGCGCAGACATAGCACAGTTGCTCAATGGAATCTGCAATACAAGTGAGATTTTAATCCAAAATCTGATGGAATTAGTTGATGCGACCCTTAGAGAAAAGGCACACTGTTTCGCGCTGACATGCGACCGCAGATGCAGCGTAG ACGCAGCGCAGGTATACGACCTGTGGCGCAGACGTAGCGCAGTTGCTCACTGGAATATGCAAAATGTTACCTGCAGCCGCACTTCGGGTGCAGGTCCAGCACAGTCCAGACGCAGGGACGTGACTATTGCAGAAAAG AAGAAACATAAAGGGAACCAGGCCTTCCGAAGGATGGAGCGCTCACCACTTCAACAGTTGTCCAACAGAAATACCAAACCACCTAATGCTGTACAGG ATTTGGAGGTGGAAACAGGCATTCAAGCTACTGGTGCGACTGGCGTTAACAACGTGGAATCTTCTCAAGGCAAAGATCGAGCAATCGTGCTTTATGATGAATCGAGGCAGAAAG ATCCATCGGCGTGTAAAGCAATAGTCTTGAGTGAAGCGTCAGACGAACCAGAAACTATGCTGGTTTGTCCAATGAACGACAATGATGATGAACTGACGTTAACTGAAATCGCTCGTGCTTCAAAAAGTCGCGGACAGAAAAAGGAAGTGCACATGAAAGGCTCCTCTAATTCGTCgcggaagagaaaaagaagcatgAATGATGGTCAAATAACATCATTTGTTCCAGAATTG ATCAATACACATCCCAAAAGCTTCGTGAATGAAGTAAGGGCATTGACTGGGATTAAGCACCGGAACATTGTGAACCTCTATGGCTATTGTTCGTATGCACAACACTCGTTCTTGGTTTACGAGTATGCGAAGAGGGGGAGTTTGTCTAGTATTTTAAGCAATGAAGTTGAGTCCAAGAAACTGGATTGGCTTAAAAGGGTGAATATCATCAAAGGCGTTGCGTTTGCTTTATCTTAC atgcaCCAGGATTGTTCACCGCCGATTGTTCATCGAGACATATCAAGCAGTAATGTTTTGCTTGATTCCGAGTACGAAGCTCGTGTTTCAGATTTTGGCATAGCTAAGCTTCTCAAGCCAGACTCATCCAACTTCACTGCGCTTGCAGGCACATATGGCTACGTTGCACCTG AGCTTGCATATACAATGAAGGTTACAAAAATGTGTGACGTCTATAGCTTTGGAGTATTAGCATTGGAGATAATCAAAGGAAAGCATCCTGGTGAGTACATTACTGTGCTAGCAAATTCATCTACTATGGATCATCATGTGCAACTTAGTGATTTTCTAGATGAACGCCTTCCGTATCCTGAAGATAGAGTAAATGAACTTTTGGTTTTTATCATCAAGATAGCAAGCTCTTGTTTGGTTGAAACTCAAAAATCAAGGCCAACAATGCAATTCATCTCTCATAAGTTATCATCAATGGATGCTTACGCCCACCCATATTCATGTAAGGCAAGCTTTCTAATTCCGTAA